The Pseudomonas viciae genomic interval GAATTCATTGAGCAGGCCCAAAAAACGCTCCCAGTTTGGCGTGTCGCGGCGCGCATAGAGAAAGCGCCACGGCTGCGAGTTGTACGCCGACGGCGCCCAACGAGCGGCTTCGAAGAAGCCCAGCAGGGTCTCCTCGGCAATGCTCTCACCGGTAAAGGCTCGGGGCGACCAACGCTCGATGAACTGAGGATGAATAGCGTAATCGGCAATGCGAGAATTAGCGCTCATGGACTTACCTGACTGGGTTCGGGAGGTGGATGACGCAACCTACTTCCCGACGCGCGGCCTGACAAGCTCCTCCCTACCGACAGTCGCCAATGCTTGGCCTGGAGCGGTCCCGGCACTAGACTGTCGGCCTTTTCACCACCTGATGTTGATGCTTGAGCCATGGCCGCCAAAGTCGAACCGTTCTGGATACGCAAAACCCTCGATCAGCTCGACTCGCAGGAGTGGGAATCGCTGTGCGATGGCTGTGGCCTGTGCTGCCTGCAAAAACTCGAAGACGAAGACGACAACAGCGTCTACTACACGCGCATCGCCTGCAAACTGCTGGACCTGAAAACCTGCCAGTGCACCGACTATCCCAACCGCCGCGACTTTGTTCCCGACTGCATCCAGCTCACGCCGGGCAAAGCCGATGAGTTCAAATGGCTGCCGCCGACCTGCGGTTATCGGCTGGTCAGCGAGGGCAAGGACTTGCCGTTGTGGCACCACCTGGTCTGCGGCGACCGCGATGCCGTGCACCACGAACGCATTTCTCAGTCTGGGCGTATGTTGGCCGAGGGCAGCGTGCCCGAAGACGATTGGGAAGATCATCTGATTTTTCGCGCCGGCTGATCCGCTGGTGTCGCATCACCTGGGGGAGCCCATGGCTGCAGGACTGAAACGGATGCTGGCGGCAGGGCTGCTGGCGGTGTGCGGGCCACTGTGGGCGGCGCAGAAAGTCGATCTGGATTATCACGTGCATCTGTTGCCGCAGAGCGACCAGGCTGAGGTGCGCCTGACCCTGGCACGGGGTTCGGCGGTGCGCAGCCTCGATTTTGACCTCGGCGATGGCAGCCGCTACAGCGACTTCAAGGCTGATGGTCAATGGCAGTTTTCGCCGGGTAAGCAAGCGCGAGGTGTCTGGCGCCCGACCGCCGACAAGTCCAGCCTGAGCTACCGCGTGCGCATCAGTCATGCCCGCAAGACAGGCACCTTCGAAACCCGCATGACCCCGGCATGGGCCTTGCTGCGCGGCGATGACCTGGTGCCGTCGGCCAAGCTCGATCAGCAGGACGGTGTCGAACTGGTTGCCCGCCTGGAGGTTGAATTGCCCGACGGCTGGAAAAGCATCGAAACCCCCTGGCCGCGCATCGG includes:
- a CDS encoding YcgN family cysteine cluster protein; protein product: MAAKVEPFWIRKTLDQLDSQEWESLCDGCGLCCLQKLEDEDDNSVYYTRIACKLLDLKTCQCTDYPNRRDFVPDCIQLTPGKADEFKWLPPTCGYRLVSEGKDLPLWHHLVCGDRDAVHHERISQSGRMLAEGSVPEDDWEDHLIFRAG